A genomic region of Miscanthus floridulus cultivar M001 chromosome 3, ASM1932011v1, whole genome shotgun sequence contains the following coding sequences:
- the LOC136541772 gene encoding uncharacterized protein: MRALRGRVMETEDASARLREQVSQLREQVARQAEDLSTLEASHVELGGKVEVLERDLETTKATLGRCTEELAKSREERRALVGDLDQIRNVAQHVVSEIFGSAPSTSAPAVQLAVVPGDVQDLIRSGLFYGASGVLTAVGTHHPHLDFATICTGYGEGMSMADIQSIGERLLPHARSVADQVSAEWVMDVRREDLAKSARGEDDATELSDGEEPGSEVNVAPVLVEPDAVPSGSE, from the exons ATGCGCGCGCTCCGGGGCCGGGTGATGGAGACGGAGGACGCGAGTGCTCGGCTGCGTGAGCAGGTGTCCCAGCTGCGCGAGCAGGTGGCTCGGCAAgcggaggatctctccacccttgaggcttcTCACGTCG AGCTGGGTGGAAAAGTGGAGGTgctggagcgggacctggagacgaCCAAGGCGACGCTTGGGCGGTGTACGGAGGAGTTGGCCAAGTCCCGTGAGGAGCGTCGTGCTCTTGTGGGGGATCTcgaccagatccgcaacgttgcccaGCACGTCGTTTCGGAGATCTTTGGATCAGCGCCGAGCACCAGCGCACCCGCTGTCCAGCTGGCGGTGGTCCCGGGGGACGTCCAGGATCTCATCAGATCCGGGTTGTTCTACGGAGCGTCGGGAGTGCTGACCGCAGTGGGGACGCACCATCCACACCTGGACTTCGCCACCATATGTACCGGATACGGTGAAGGCATGAGCATGGCGGACATCCAGTCGATCGGGGAgcgcttgctgccgcacgcgcggtcggtggcagatcaagtctccgccgagtgggtgatggacgtccgtcGTGAAGACCTGGCGAAAAGCGCGCGTGGAGAGGATGATGCTACAGAGCTCTCGGATGGCGAggagcctgggtcggaggtgAATGTCGCCCCGGTTTTGGTCGAGCCGGATGCCGTGCCGTCGGGAAGTGAGTAG